A single region of the Bdellovibrio sp. GT3 genome encodes:
- a CDS encoding murein L,D-transpeptidase catalytic domain family protein, with the protein MKVQFVTVLLSLIATSAVAAPSQAIYSKILQQGVPQEALERTVRFMDEHAGRSFQQSTYQCGKWPVGSIKPCEESDRSPSTQVVTLENPEVIVIIDYSQPSTNRRFFLINMRTGDVVRYYVSHGKGTGNSNWATKFSNIKDSKQTSLGFYLTGDFYYGSYGKTLRMYGLQSSNDQAFNRDIVLHGAWYVGENFINSKNPKTGQPFGRLGVSWGCPALSLSIATKLIPVLEKGSLIYHYHKDLMEAAMSGNEVSVIEPAKRK; encoded by the coding sequence GTGAAAGTACAATTTGTCACCGTGCTATTGTCTTTGATTGCAACATCGGCTGTGGCCGCTCCTTCTCAAGCCATCTATAGTAAAATTTTGCAGCAAGGCGTTCCGCAGGAAGCTTTGGAAAGAACGGTTCGCTTTATGGACGAGCATGCAGGACGCTCTTTCCAACAAAGCACTTACCAATGTGGCAAGTGGCCCGTAGGTAGCATCAAACCTTGTGAAGAATCCGACCGCTCACCGTCAACTCAAGTGGTGACGCTGGAAAACCCGGAAGTAATCGTGATCATTGATTACTCCCAGCCCTCCACCAACCGTCGTTTCTTTTTGATCAACATGCGTACCGGCGATGTGGTTCGTTACTATGTTTCCCACGGCAAAGGCACTGGCAACAGCAACTGGGCTACTAAGTTTTCAAACATCAAAGACTCCAAACAGACTTCGTTGGGTTTCTACCTGACGGGGGATTTCTATTACGGATCTTACGGCAAAACACTGCGCATGTATGGCTTGCAGTCTTCAAACGATCAAGCCTTCAATCGTGACATCGTTTTGCACGGCGCCTGGTATGTGGGTGAAAACTTCATCAACTCCAAAAACCCAAAAACGGGCCAGCCATTCGGTCGTCTGGGAGTTTCTTGGGGATGCCCGGCTTTGTCTCTGTCAATTGCGACAAAGCTAATTCCGGTTTTGGAAAAAGGCAGTTTGATTTACCACTATCATAAAGATCTGATGGAAGCCGCAATGAGCGGAAACGAAGTCAGCGTGATCGAACCCGCTAAAAGAAAATAA
- the lpxC gene encoding UDP-3-O-acyl-N-acetylglucosamine deacetylase — protein sequence MFLQKTIRKKTVINGIGIHSGDPCTLTFKPAPSDTGVYFIRRDLPGSPSLKVTARNVQATSHQTTIGGEAFSVATIEHCLSALSALRIDNIFIELDGPEIPICDGSAGEFLKALLDVGIVEQDQPRKYCYITEPIYFSEGEKHAYVVPYHGLRVTVTIDFAHPLIGKQTIDLDINEQSFGRDIASARTFGFLKDVEALQARGLAKGGSLDNCVVLDTDAVVNPEGLRWADEFVRHKALDALGDLVTLEMPLMGHVVLYKAGHDVMNKLVRKIWDSPNSYRHVELGADISDEVQKFSGWTMDAR from the coding sequence ATGTTCTTACAAAAAACTATTCGTAAAAAGACGGTGATTAATGGCATTGGGATCCACTCAGGTGACCCGTGCACATTAACATTCAAGCCAGCTCCTTCTGATACCGGTGTTTACTTTATTCGTAGAGATCTTCCGGGCAGCCCGTCTTTGAAAGTCACAGCAAGAAATGTTCAGGCGACAAGTCACCAAACCACTATCGGTGGTGAGGCGTTTTCCGTTGCGACGATTGAGCACTGTCTGTCGGCGTTGTCGGCTCTTCGTATTGACAATATTTTTATTGAGCTTGATGGACCGGAAATTCCAATTTGCGATGGCAGTGCCGGTGAGTTCCTAAAAGCTCTTTTGGATGTCGGTATTGTCGAGCAGGATCAACCTCGCAAGTATTGTTATATCACTGAGCCTATTTATTTTAGTGAAGGCGAAAAGCACGCTTACGTGGTTCCGTACCATGGACTGCGTGTGACCGTGACGATTGATTTTGCGCATCCTCTTATTGGCAAACAGACAATTGACCTGGACATCAATGAGCAATCATTTGGACGGGATATCGCAAGCGCACGCACCTTTGGATTTCTGAAAGACGTTGAGGCTCTTCAGGCTCGCGGTTTGGCAAAAGGTGGAAGTTTGGATAATTGCGTGGTTTTGGACACTGACGCCGTCGTTAATCCCGAGGGGTTGCGCTGGGCTGATGAGTTTGTCCGCCACAAGGCTTTGGATGCATTGGGTGATCTGGTGACCTTGGAGATGCCATTGATGGGGCATGTGGTGCTTTATAAAGCGGGCCACGATGTGATGAACAAACTGGTTCGTAAAATCTGGGATTCGCCAAATTCATACCGCCATGTGGAGCTGGGAGCTGATATCAGCGACGAAGTTCAAAAGTTCTCTGGCTGGACGATGGATGCAAGGTAG
- a CDS encoding AlkZ-related protein produces the protein MIKQKALKAIEQEGILLVYPIKNSSEPDSLWAHLWPRSKMVWEWDADADHKVSDLWLLKEELSRSNKVVYAKWYQNRATFFSKEAFANMMAFQRSEAPLSHESRTILEALEMDSPLSTKQLKEIADLQGRYMESTYNRAMKALWQKLLIVAYGEIEDSSFPSTAVGATKTLFEPLWNQSLTISQDEARDYLLKKLGADNKFWKFAQKILPAKT, from the coding sequence ATGATTAAGCAAAAGGCCTTGAAGGCGATCGAACAAGAGGGAATTTTACTCGTATATCCGATCAAAAACAGCTCGGAACCGGACTCCCTGTGGGCCCATCTGTGGCCTCGTTCGAAAATGGTTTGGGAATGGGATGCCGACGCAGATCACAAGGTGTCGGATCTGTGGCTGCTAAAGGAAGAGCTCTCCCGGTCCAACAAGGTTGTTTATGCGAAATGGTACCAGAATCGTGCGACCTTTTTCTCGAAGGAGGCGTTCGCCAATATGATGGCATTTCAGCGCAGCGAGGCCCCGCTTTCCCACGAGAGTCGTACAATTCTGGAGGCTCTGGAAATGGACTCCCCTCTTTCAACAAAACAGCTTAAGGAAATTGCCGATCTTCAAGGGCGTTATATGGAGTCCACTTACAATCGAGCTATGAAAGCATTGTGGCAAAAACTTCTGATTGTGGCCTATGGCGAAATCGAGGACTCGAGCTTTCCATCTACCGCTGTGGGTGCAACCAAAACCCTGTTTGAACCCCTGTGGAATCAATCTCTTACGATCTCCCAAGATGAAGCCCGTGATTATCTGCTTAAGAAATTAGGAGCCGATAACAAGTTTTGGAAGTTTGCGCAGAAAATTCTTCCTGCAAAAACGTAA
- a CDS encoding asparaginase, translating to MLKRQPLVVEVLRGPAVESVHNVMVAVVNELGQLLHGWGNPSFGTFPRSSIKMLQALPLVESGAADKFGLDDKMIALACASHRGEKEHLTVLSQWAEKVGITESQLMCGPHLPYNEAAAHELIRRNQKPTPFCNNCAGKHAGLITTCLHLGEDPHGYESYEHGAQKRLRNIFTETMKVDHSKVPHGVDGCGIPTYSVPLQAIAAGMSVFVNSKAPAHRVRACQRITKAVVGNPFYIAGSDDFATAVIEKTHGRAIIKGGAEGVFAGFLPDKKMAFAVKAADGAGRAAQLATAQILLQLGGMTVEEAKSLSKFTMPVINNWKGEPVGKLRIAKDQ from the coding sequence ATGCTTAAAAGACAGCCTCTCGTCGTCGAAGTCCTCAGAGGGCCCGCAGTCGAGAGTGTTCACAACGTCATGGTCGCTGTTGTGAACGAGCTGGGGCAACTGCTTCATGGCTGGGGGAATCCCAGCTTCGGTACCTTCCCTCGAAGTTCCATAAAAATGCTTCAAGCACTGCCGCTGGTTGAGTCTGGTGCCGCGGATAAGTTCGGTCTCGATGACAAAATGATTGCTCTGGCATGCGCCTCCCATCGCGGAGAGAAAGAACATCTGACGGTTCTTTCACAGTGGGCAGAGAAAGTTGGAATCACCGAGAGTCAGTTGATGTGCGGACCTCATTTGCCATACAACGAGGCAGCAGCTCATGAATTGATTCGTCGCAATCAAAAGCCCACTCCATTTTGTAATAACTGTGCTGGAAAACATGCGGGTCTTATCACGACATGTTTGCATTTGGGTGAGGATCCTCATGGATATGAAAGTTACGAGCACGGTGCGCAGAAAAGATTGCGCAACATTTTCACCGAAACCATGAAGGTCGATCACAGCAAGGTTCCTCACGGAGTGGATGGATGTGGGATTCCCACATACTCGGTTCCGTTGCAGGCAATTGCTGCCGGAATGTCTGTGTTCGTGAATTCCAAAGCACCGGCGCACCGAGTGCGGGCCTGCCAGCGAATCACGAAGGCTGTTGTTGGAAATCCATTTTACATCGCCGGGAGTGACGATTTCGCCACAGCTGTGATTGAAAAGACACACGGTCGAGCTATTATCAAAGGCGGGGCCGAGGGTGTTTTTGCCGGGTTTTTACCTGATAAAAAAATGGCCTTTGCCGTGAAAGCCGCTGATGGAGCGGGTCGCGCGGCTCAGTTGGCCACAGCGCAAATCCTGTTGCAGCTGGGAGGAATGACTGTCGAGGAAGCCAAGTCTCTCTCTAAATTCACTATGCCAGTTATCAACAATTGGAAGGGCGAGCCTGTCGGCAAGTTGCGGATTGCTAAGGACCAATAG